One window of Microtus pennsylvanicus isolate mMicPen1 chromosome X, mMicPen1.hap1, whole genome shotgun sequence genomic DNA carries:
- the Pabpc1l2b gene encoding polyadenylate-binding protein 1-like 2, protein MEAEFEAEAEASLVEAAALAGEKAGAAGAAAAVAATEACLEEASLAEATGAAASPSYGRVDMDEELAAALAAEEEEAAAGGSSDGNPDYPNASLYVGDLHPEVTESMLYEKFSPAGPILSIRLCRDKVTRRSLGYAYVNYQQPLDAKRALETMNFDVIHGRPVRIMWSQRDPSLRKSGVGNVFIKNLGKTIDNKALYNIFSAFGNILSCKVACDEKGPKGYGFVHFQKEESAERAIDALNGMFLNYRKIFVGRFKSHKEREAERGAWARQSTSADFKDFDDSDEEATFR, encoded by the coding sequence atggaggccGAGTTCGAGGCCGAggccgaggccagcctggtggaggCGGCGGCCCTGGCTGGGGAGAAGGCGGGGGCGGCCGGCGCGGCCGCGGCGGTGGCAGCCACCGAGGCCTGCCtggaggaggccagcctggcgGAGGCCACGGGGGCCGCTGCGTCGCCTTCCTACGGGAGGGTGGACATGGATGAAGAGCTGGCGGCGGCCTTGgctgcagaagaggaagaggcagcgGCCGGGGGCTCCTCCGATGGGAACCCAGACTATCCCAATGCCTCGCTCTACGTGGGCGACCTGCACCCCGAGGTGACCGAGTCGATGCTGTATGAGAAGTTCAGTCCAGCCGGGCCCATCCTGTCCATCCGCCTTTGCAGGGACAAGGTCACCCGACGCTCTCTGGGCTACGCATATGTCAACTACCAGCAACCGCTGGATGCCAAGCGAGCCCTGGAGACCATGAACTTTGACGTTATCCATGGCAGGCCGGTGCGCATCATGTGGTCCCAGAGGGACCCGTCGCTCCGCAAGAGCGGGGTGGGCAACGTCTTCATCAAGAACCTGGGCAAGACCATCGACAACAAGGCGCTGTACAACATCTTCTCGGCCTTTGGCAACATCCTGTCCTGCAAGGTGGCCTGTGACGAAAAGGGGCCCAAGGGCTACGGGTTCGTGCACTTCCAGAAGGAGGAGTCGGCCGAGCGCGCCATAGATGCGCTGAATGGCATGTTCCTGAACTACCGCAAGATTTTCGTGGGGAGATTCAAGTCCCACAAGGAGAGAGAGGCCGAGAGGGGAGCCTGGGCCCGCCAGTCCACCAGCGCCGACTTCAAGGATTTCGATGACTCCGATGAAGAGGCCACCTTTCGATGA